The genomic window TACACTATTGCCGCTTCATTAactgaaattattaaaaagtctGTAGGTTTTAAGTGGGGAGAAGCTCAGGAAAAGGCTTTTCAAACTTTAAAAGATAAGTTATATTCTGTTCTGGTTCTTAAATTAACTGATTTTTATAATACTTTCGAACTTGAATATGATGCTTCAGGTATTAGAATTGGTGTCGTGTTTATACAAGAAAAAAAGTCAATCACATATTTCATTCTTGGTTTACCACGAACAAAAGAGAGTTGAAATCGTATCTTTGTTGCTGTTGACAAGCTTTCAAAGATGGCTCACTTCATTCATTGTCACAAAACGGATGACGCTACACATGTGGTTGACTTATTCTTTAAAGCGGTGGTGCACCTACATGGGATACCTCGCACCATTGTATCTGACAGAGACATAAAGTTCCTAAGCCACTTTAGAAaagtattgtggggtaagcttggtactaaattattatattctactacatgtcacccccaaaccaaTGGACAAATTGAGGTAGTCAATCAAGTCTTAGGTGCTTTACTATGAGCTGTTGTGGTTAAGAACCTTaaaattgggaagaatgtttgcCATTTTTTGAGTTTGCATATATCCGATCTATTTACTCTACAACTGTCTATTCCTCATTTGAACTTGCTTATAGTTTTAACTCACTAACTGTGCTTGACCTTGTACCATTGCCTATAGAAAACATTTCTAGTTTAGATGGTGAGAAGAAAGCTGAATTGGTGACACCCATGTATACGAAAGTAAGACAACGAATAaccaaaacaaatgaaacaaatgcCAACAAAGCTAACAAGGGAGGCAACCAAATTATTTTTGAGCCCGGTGACTGGGTTTGGGTCCACATGAGAAAAGAGCGATTTCCAGCTAAATACAAAACAAAATTGAACCCACGTGGTGATGGACCTTTTCAAGTACTCAAGCGCATTAATGATAATACATATCAAATCAATCTTCCCGGTGAGTGTAATGTTAGTGCCCCTTTTAATGCCGCTGACTTTTCTCCTTTTGATATtgcagattcgaggacgaatcctTTTGTGGAAGGGGGAATCATACGAGCAACTCAGCCCAATTCAAAAGCCATAATAGAGATGAGCTTAGTTTCCCTCAAGGCCCAATTACGGGATCCAAATTCAAACAGATAAAGTTAAAACTCAACTTATTTGTTCAAGACTTTATCACGAaaaaaattcgagaaaaatagttGAAGTTTCAAGATGATGGATTTTAAAGTAATGATGAATTAGAAGGGACTAATTTTGTTCGTGGACCTAAACTCTCAATCTATGATGACAAGCCCGTGTGGAAAATGCTAACAAGCTTAGGCACTTCACTTCAAAGACCCCAATTGATCTCACAAGCCTAGACGTTTCATATTGGGTTCAAGTTTTAggctaaatttttattatatatgagtccaatattgtatttattagctcttattattttattccgaatttttgatagttattaagtattttaagttatttagaagttttatgtttacaagaaagtttagtttaaaactacttattgtttagattaaattagagttctagtatacttaagagttttatttagatttatttagctagcctatatataggcctttgcattgtacacaattcatacaattcattattattttatttctctttgagttaataaattctctctgagtttttcttttcaagaatttctctcgAGTTTTTTAGAAGAGTtctaacaatctttttagattatGGGgaccatcttcaaactttttattgccaaattttctttcttggagggaaAATTAGAGTCGTCTGAAGGGGGTTGTGAATTATTTATGTTTCCAAGGCTTCATAGGACTTCTATATACCACATTCTATCTTTCTATATATCTTCTATAATTTCTTCCTTATTATTTAATcatagatttattattttattttaattatcttagttatttattttaattattttatcaaacttggatttgattgcatttcaggttgtgtcaaaaatCTAAGTCTCTTTTcgaacgtctagagccctaagtcaaatcctaactttgacaaactttacggtCCACTTCCGCGTTCATCCGCCTCATTCTTTGTCACAAACACAAAGACTTAGTGGAATTTTAGTTTGAAGCTTTATGTAGAAAAGAAGGTAGAAATATGTATGAGAAGGGGGGAGAATGGATATGAAAGCTAACATAATTTAGTTTCAACATGTTTAAGAAATTTTTGAGGCTCTTCACAATCCCTTGCCATGTTCCCATTCTTACAACACTTTAGATTAGTTTGAGATTGATGATGGTTTGGTTTGTATTCTTGTTTCTTTAGAGAACATAACAGGCAAGTTGAGGAACCCGTTGTACGTGTTCTTCTTAACCACCTTGTCAAGTTTTGAAAATAGTTTGATCTCGGGGGTCAACTCAGAATCAATAGTACCAtcttataacaccccaaacccgacctagaattTAAGGTTGGATTATGAAGGTTACAACATTCATAGAAACATTGTTGACTAATTTACGTGAAAACTTAGTTTGATTTCCAGAATACTAAAGTTATTTAACTTATAAAACACACAAGTATTTAGAAGATTGCATGTGAACACTTTGACGAAAAccttgttttattaattttataaaaacaatctCGAATGTTTAACCAATTGAGTTGTAAAACGTCGTAATTAATTTCAAAACCTTCTATcagaaaaatacttttaaaaattattatctcTTAAAATTGTAAGGTTCCATCAGTTATGTCGCCTTGGGTATGTTTATGAGTTATAAATAATACATTCGCAAAAacaaataccaaaaccaaaatttaatattccaaagcaaattaaaatccaaaacatACTTATACCAAGTTGTGTGAACTGAGCTCCGAAATTGCTGCCAAGTCCTAAGTCTGAAGGTCACCTGAAACGTATTAAACATATGGGTGAGCTAGAAGCCTAGTGTGAGACTTGGCccacaaacataatttttttataacatacaCAAATGTAAATACCAACACAGAATTTTACTTATAATGTATACTTATacaattttcatataaaaatgtCACATTACCAAAAACATATATCCGATCAAAATGTCATATTTCTAGAAACATATATCAGatcaaaatatcaatttttagaagtacatatcatatcatattagaacaaatcctacccccatccactatacaccaactctgtccaaccaatcacaccaaataggACTACTAGAGTTCATCCATTTAATCACACCGGTCgtggtggtatgccactcataatGGTGCAGTTGAGCTGCCAGACAAATATTGTAGTTTAACCACCAGATTTGCAGTAAAACTGCCACAAAACACTTCCTCCAGCATATCAAATTCCACCCTGATGCATATGCATTAACATGCTAACATACAATTGTAATGAATTAGAATTATGACAAGATTATGTAAATGTCATTAACACGGATTATATCAAACAACCTACACAAAGTTTATTAATCCGAGTGATGcttatcatacataatcatacttTCGGAATTATTAGATCACAGAACGTAAACGTATTTTTCACATACCTTACCCATAGCACATACAGACACATATCAACATATGTTATGTTTTAAGTATTTTTCAAGCCAAACGGACCCCACAAGAGGTCTAAGTACGAATTTTTAAGTCAAACGAGCCTaagtgaaattttttgaaaaatgagcCCACACAGCCCAACAAGCCAGCCCAAGTGGTCCACACAACCTACTTGGTTAGGCTGTGTaaacacacatgcccgtgtgctccaCATCGCCACCCACATGATCGTGTGATGCACACGATCTATCACATAGCCaaaccacacagtcgtgtgatgcAAAACAATTTCGAAActgcctctttttttttcttcaaattttttaattttttcatcgATATTTCAAGTTAAAATCACACACTTAAATATTTTCTGACACGAATTCAAACTCTGAGATTTCCAGAGCCCAAACAATCACAACCATCCTAACACCTAAGTCGCAGAAGTGGAGTTTCGAGTATCTTAATTTTCACCTGAAATGATGTATCTCGAGATTGTTGCATATGGCCCCAAATAGTTTCTTTCACATTCTAAACATCGACTTGTTTAGAAGTCTTATCATATTGAATTTCAATTTTACTAACCTGACGAGGCTGAGAAACAAATGTGCCAGACTTATCAACATCGCCATGGAAAATTTCATTGTCAAAACCACCAAATCCACTTTGCTCTTCCCAAGACAACTATGGATCATCATCATTACATTGCACCCATGATTcatctttagttttttttttatatttccaaTGAACAGGACCAGCCCAAGTATTTTGTTTCAAAGAAAATCCCAGGCACAAAAACAAATAATCATCAATTTTCTCAAATTTGTCATCTCGATAACTCAAAAAAGTTGGCTCTTCCCTGTTAGATTCCTAACCAACAATGCTTGGTTGGTCAGCGTGATTGAAACCATCAGTGTCAAAACTCTCAATGCAACACCATCAAACTATTATTTATGCATCAACTAGCTCTATTGATCTCTAGCTGCAGGAAAAGTTCTCCAGTGGCCTTCTGTTCTCTTCATCAAATTGATTGACTATATTATGGAGAGTTGGAGAAATCTCATCTTTTTCTTGCATGTTCAACACCATATGCTCAACTACACGAAAGAGTATTAATGCAAAAGGTTAAACATAAAAAAGTAGACTCCAGCGCGAAGGTAAATAGGAACGAAATAACGAACAGGAAGTAAGAACTGAACcaccaaaaacaacaaaaaaacacaAGGAAGAAATAAAAGTAGAATTATAAAAGAAcaagaagcaaaagaaaaaaacaacaactAGCATATGtgagaagaaaggaaagaaaaatgtgATCAAGAGAGTGGGGAAACGTGGGAAAATTTCtcttcaaaataaaacaaaacgaATCCCATCCCACTAGCAACTAATtagattttcatataaaaaaaatattcatgctcatacaaaaattcaaatacaaaaccaaAGGTAAATTGAAGCCTTATCATACAACTAACAAACTCATTCTTGCCCATGCTTGTGcggaaattaaatttaaattagatGTTCAGAGATAAAAATAGGAACAAAAACAGCTAAAATTTCAAAGGAGATATTGAAACTCAAAACCTCACACAAACAAGcataacacttaaccattgagcCAGACCAAATTACTTACCAAAATTTTAACAACCTTAATTTAAAACTGGACGTAACCCCTCTTGATTTCGCTGATTCAATTTCTTCTAACCTGACTTTCGAAAGGTGACACATCCCATTTGAGGTTGTTGTCCAACTACTCTCTGTGCGTATAGCCGTCAATGGGGGACTTGTGGCAGTGGCAGTGGCAGAGGCGAGTGAAGAAAACAAGGATGGATGCTTGTCAGCAGAGGTTGATGTAGTGATTGCATTGTTGAGAATAGGTTTGACCACGTAGGAAAAATACTTTATAGTTTTTCTAAGAGTTTGGAAAAGTAGAAAAGAAAAGTGTCACCTCAGCAAATCATTAGAAGAAAACGAAAAATTGAATGGGAGTGATTATTTCGCACAATTATTCTAATTAGaatgattaaatgaaaaaaaagttagAGTGAACAAAATGGGAAAGACTTTATTTTAGAGTGACCATGTGTTTAGTTTACCCTAATTTATATAATAGCTATCTTGATATCTTATATTAATCATATGTTATCTACAACTTATAAGAGTCAATTTATTGACCgctaagaaaaaattaaattaaattgtgaagagtttaatttacaatatagtatttttttatttttacaaaagcTTTAATAacaattagaatttttttattaaaattatatttgaattatcaaAATAGCTAATATAcgttaattatttattattttgaataatattgttttgcattaattacatgaagtaaaattatattgtatattgagtatgttaaaaattctttaatttatgatttgaaaattttattataatatttaaatttttaaataaattaatatattttaattatatttaaaattttaaattaagaaatATTATTTCACACTAATTACAATGAttacaaatattatattttaaaactaattaaaaattaaacatataaaatcacaTGCAACACACATAACATTAGAAACTAGTATGTATGAAAATTACAAGATATTGTTTAAATTCTCTTTTGAAATTCTAGATCTATAATATTTTTCGTAAAAAGACCTTTCCAATCActctcaattttgatattgagcaaattggtccctctaaaaaaattggagcaatttaatattttcaatttcaaaagtgaGCAACTCATGACAATTAATCATGGTGTTAATGCTTTCCATCAATTGTACATaaatttgattggtataataacaaagtTGGCCCTtgatgtttatattatttataaatgttgacaaaatgtgtaaatattgtggctaaatttgttaaatcaaaatcaaattggcAAAACTCGTATTTTCTTcgggctaaatttattaaatcaagatCAAAATAACATAATGTGTAAACTTTAAGTGCTAagtttgttattataccaataaaaaatatGTGCAATTGATAGAAAACTTTAACATTGtaattaattgtccttagttgctcacttttgaaATTGAGAGAGATTAAATTGATGTTTCTTTTAGAAAAACTAATTTGctcaatattaaaattgaaaaagactTTTTTTTTTCAGTAAGTCTATCTTTCATTGGGTTGTTTTGTGCTAAGATCTAAATAGTTGTCCATATATAGGAATATCAAAGGCTTTTTTTGGGAAtaatatggaaaaaaattatttatcgaaataacataaaaaaattttaattaccaGAATAATATTGACGGTGCATAAGAACCCCAAATCGACATGACGGCTAACGATTTGGGGTGACTACAAAGCAATAATCATGTTAGAAAAAGACATGGAATCCTCTTAATCCCAAATCGGAAGTTGACATGCTAATTGGAGTTCCGAATGGGTTgttatgtaaaaaaatttcaatcttttatatttttaaaattatttttatttgttttataaaaaataaaaatactcttgtagtaatataatttattcaaaatgtATAAATTTACATTCATAATTTCCTTAATTAAATTGATGTCACTTGACTCGTGAAACcaaatttagggttttaataaTTGTAGagatataacataaaataatataaacgcaaagtataaaaaattatacaatattaattattcatgtattaagtttatataaaatatatagtaattaaaaattaaattaaaaaagaacaaTTTTCTCAACAAAATCTAACCCACTAATTATAGGGAAAAATGTTGTAAACTAGAAATATTAATTGGTATCAatagagtaaaaataaaatataaaagttgaataAAATGCCAATCCAACACTAATCATATATTACATGATAAGAAAACACACAAGCACTTAGTTACCCTAGGAGGAACAGGCTACTTTCAGCCCGTTGATCATGTAAGAAAAGAGAGAGTCGGTAGCAAGATTAATTCTTTCACCATAACTGCGACATAAACGAGTCACAATgagaattaaaattatttattatataaatagatAGATAAGAGAATTAACATATTATAGAAAATAATCGTGATCAGAAACAGGAGGCAGTGTGTCCTCGAAAACCACCAATAATAATCAAGCAAGACGAAGATCATTGGAATCAAATCGTCCTCCATGGTGAAGAACAAGATTAGGGTGGTGGATTTGATACAGGCGAAGAGCATGTAAGTTAGAGGCTCCATTTGCTGCTTCATTATAGTATCCTTCACTTTCAACTATTCCATCCTGTTGGTCAAGCTTTGTCTCCTTAATCACCACcaaagatcgggggaaaacacaCACTCATTATTAAGATGCACTACTAGTCTTTGATCTATTGGATAATTAATGAAAGTCAAGTTCCTTACCAAGTCGAAGACAAGATTTGCATGTCTTTCCTCCAAGTTCCTAACCTGCAGCGCATTCCAGTCCTCAAATATTATAAGAACTCGACTAATTGAATGAAAGGCGACTGTTTTTATGGTGTTGGATTCACTGACCTTCTTTCTGTGTGTGTCGGTTTGCGTTTTAATGACATGGTACTGTGGAAAATCAACTGATATTGTTAGTTTCATTATTTGAGTTTATCTCAATCGGAGGTGGTGGGGAGGTTTAGACACACACAAAAGTACCCTTTTATGTTAACCCGATTCTCCTACAAGTTCATATAAACATCTGTAAGAGAGAAGATTTTGGCATCCCAACATCCCCAATTCCAGGAAGAAAGAACACTTTCTGTTTGATCAGCTACTTGGACTTTGGGGGCTGAAAACTTTCTAAAATGGAGGAGTTGAGATGACTAGTGTGATAATAAAAATCCAAACTTTTTTTCCTgaacttaattcatttaacatatttttagCCAAAGGATGGGTTCTTCCACTTAGAACGCTTAACTTTTCTTTTGTAGTgaaagaagccaaagcaagatatcCTTTTTTGGGAGGGGCGGGGgggtaaaacaaaaaaaagaagcaatAATTTCAAACCTTTCTGTCACGTATAGCCACCAAGGAAGAATCCATCTTAGCCTCAAGAGCCTGCAATTCCTTAATGTTAAGATCATCCAGGTCTCCACCCATCCTCTGCCTGCTAAAACAATTTCCTAGTCAAAGTTTTACTTCATAAACCATGAAAAAAGGACTTTATTTATTACCAAAATAACCCTAAGTTTGGTTTGGTATGTATGTCAAAGCACTAATTCCTTTACCTGATCTCTCTTCTTGACTTCTTGTTGATCTCCTTC from Gossypium hirsutum isolate 1008001.06 chromosome D12, Gossypium_hirsutum_v2.1, whole genome shotgun sequence includes these protein-coding regions:
- the LOC107945819 gene encoding floral homeotic protein PMADS 1-like (The RefSeq protein has 1 substitution compared to this genomic sequence), translating into MGRGKIEIKRIENATNRQVTYSKRRNGIFKKAQELTVLCDAKVSLIMFSSTGKFHEFISPNISTKAFFDLYQKTTGTDLWISHYEKMQENYRRLKEINKKSRREIRQRMGGDLDDLNIKELQALEAKMDSSLVAIRDRKYHVIKTQTDTHRKKVRNLEEGHANLVFDLETKLDQQDGIVESEGYYNEAANGASNLHALRLYQIHHPNLVLHHGGRFDSNDLRLA
- the LOC107945819 gene encoding floral homeotic protein PMADS 1-like isoform X1, with translation MGRGKIEIKRIENATNRQVTYSKRRNGIFKKAQELTVLCDAKVSLIMFSSTGKFHEFISPNISTKAFFDLYQKTTGTDLWISHYEKMQENYRRLKEINKKSRREIRQRMGGDLDDLNIKELQALEAKMDSSLVAIRDRKYHVIKTQTDTHRKKVSESNTIKTVAFHSISRVLIIFEDWNALQVRNLEERHANLVFDLETKLDQQDGIVESEGYYNEAANGASNLHALRLYQIHHPNLVLHHGGRFDSNDLRLA